A stretch of Geotrypetes seraphini chromosome 2, aGeoSer1.1, whole genome shotgun sequence DNA encodes these proteins:
- the LOC117353783 gene encoding LOW QUALITY PROTEIN: histone deacetylase complex subunit SAP18-like (The sequence of the model RefSeq protein was modified relative to this genomic sequence to represent the inferred CDS: inserted 2 bases in 1 codon), protein MAVESPVTQEEIKKEPEKPIDREKTCPLLLRVFTTNNGRHHRMDEFARGNVPSSELQIYTWIDATLKELTSLVKEVYPEARKKGTHFNFAIVFPDNKFPAYRLKEIGSTVSGRKGSDDSMTLSSQKFQIGDYLDIAITXPNRAPPPSGRMTPY, encoded by the exons ATGGCGGTGGAGTCCCCTGTCACCCAGGAGGAGATTAAGAAAGAACCAGAGAAGCCCATAGACAGAGAAAAGACATGTCCACTTTTGTTGAGAGTTTTCACAACCAATAATGGAAGACACCATCGAATGGATGAATTTGCTAGAGGAAACGTCCCATCTAGTGAGTTGCAAATCTACACCTGGATAGATGCAACACTAAAAGAGTTGACTAGTTTAGTGAAAGAAGTGTATCCAGAAGCTCGGAAGAAAGgcacacattttaattttgcaattGTATTTCCAGATAACAAATTTCCTGCTTACAGATTGAAGGAGATTGGTAGCACAGTGTCAGGAAGAAAGGGATCAGACGATTCCATGACCCTAAGTTCTCAGAAGTTTCAAATCGGAGACTACTTGGATATAGCAATAAC TCCAAACCGAGCTCCACCTCCTTCAGGACGTATGACACCATATTAA